The Metallosphaera hakonensis JCM 8857 = DSM 7519 genome includes the window TAGAGGGAGAGGACGAGGTAATAGAGGCATATTACGCTCTTTCGAATCTAGGTGTTCACGAGGTAATGTGGGACGCAGAGGGAAAGGACGTTGACACCCACGTGGTAAGGAAGCTTTTCTCTTCCTTTGGGGATTACTTCAAGGCTAACGTTTTGGGGGAAGACCTCTTTCTGACCTATAGGGTTCCCAACCCTAAGATAGAGGGGGCGGAGAGAAAGGTATTCGCGGAAACAATGGAGAGCATACCCATTACGTATGACGTTGCAGAGAAATTTTACGGAAGGAACGTAGTTCCAGTTTTCGAGGTCATACTTCCGTTTACCACAAATGCCCTCGATATCATCTCTGTGGCAAGGTATTACGAGAGAGCTGTAGTGATGGAGGAGAACATAGAGCTTCACGACGGCGTGCACGTAAAGGATCTTGTAGGTGAAATTTATCCAAAGAGAGTGGAAGTAATTCCACTCATTGAGGATAAGGACTCGCTTCTCAATACGGGGAATATAATAGAGGGCTATTACCAGGCCATTAAGCCCACATATATGAGGCTTTTCATTGCTAGATCTGATCCGGCAATGAACTACGGTATGCTGTCAGCAGTTCTTCTAGCAAAATACGCGCTTAGCACGGCAGGAAAGCTATCCCAGGAATTAGGTATTCCAATATACCCAATAATAGGAGTCGGGTCCCTCCCCTTCAGGGGACACATGAATCCAGAGAACTATCAGAGGGTTATGGAGGAATATGAGGGCGTTCACACGTTCACGATTCAGTCAGCTTTCAAGTATGATTATAGCGAAGAGCAGGTAAAGGGAGCAATTTCCCACATCAATAGGGAGGAAGTCAAAGAGCCAAAGATCCTCTCCATGGAGGAAGAGAAGGTAATCAAGGAAATAATAGAAAGATATACTGCGAGGTATCAACCAGTTATAGAGGCCATGGCAGATCTAATCAATTCAGTTGCGCTCCATCTTCCAAGGAGAAGAGCAAGAAAACTTCACATTAGCCTGTTTGGCTACGCCAGAAGTACAGGGAAGGTTATCTTGCCTAGGGCAATAACTTTCGTGGGTTCGCTTTACAGTATAGGTCTTCCTCCAGAGATAATAGGGATTTCCGTGCTAGGGAGTCTAAACGAGAATCAATGGAATGTCCTAGAGGATAACTATAAGTTTCTCAGGAACGATCTTCAGAGAGCTTCCGAATTCATAAATTGGGAGGGGATATCTTCCCTTTCAGCTCACGGGCTCCTGAGCGAAGAAGTTCATAAGAAGATCGAGGAGGACATAAAGTACCTGGAATCTCTTGGTGTTAAAATAGGACCTAGAAGCTACGAGTCCAAGAAACACTCCCTCCTCTCTCAGCTACTGATTCTCTCTCTAAAAGAGAAAAAATACAATGAAGTAAAGCAGTACGCAAAGGAGATGGCTCTAATAAGGAAGTCAATTGGATGATAGTAAATATTTCGAAACACCTAGTACTACACCATCCTTATAGGGTTCTCCACTAATCATTAAACCCATGGGGAGACCATTCTTCTCAATGAAAGGGATACTTATTGATGGTGCTCCTACTAAGTTGAAAAGTTCCGTATTTGCCACAAGGTCTTCGCGGTATTCCCTTTCCCTCCCATGGACTTCGGATATTTTGGGAGCAGTTATCTTGGTAGTAGGCGAAACAATAACGTCCACCTGTCTGAATATGCTGATGTACTCTTCAAGGATCAATCTCCTTACTCTAAGTGCATTGATGTAATCAACTGCAGGAATAGTAAGCCCAGACTTCAGGATCTCTCTTACATCGGTGAAATAAAGATCACTCATGCTGTTCAACCACGTCCGATGATATGACGCTCCCTCGCTTGTAGCGATGATTCTCCTAGCCTCTCTCCCATATTGACTGAGGAGAGGTAAATTTATCTCTTTGGCACCTGGAAAGAACTCGAGTACCTTTTCCTTCATTTCCCTAGTCTTATCATCGAAGAGGAGAAGCCCTACTCTCAATTCCGATCTGGGCAGGTGAAGATAGGCAGTCTTTCCTTGTGATGGGGTCAACCAATTTAAGCTATTCCAAAGGGTCTCGTAATCTCTTGTAATGACGCCAATTGTGTCCAAGGTCCAGCTAAAGGGAATCACGCCCTCTGTTGGGATTAGACCAAAGCTAGGTTTGAAGCCTATAACTCCACAAAGAGAGGCAGGTATCCTGATGGAGCCTCCAGTGTCAGTCCCTATCCCCACGTCCACCATATTAAGGGCCACAGCAACTGCTGATCCACCACTGGATCCACCGCTTATTCTCTCTCTGTCCCTTGGATTCCTTGCAGGACCAACTATAGATGAAGTGTTTGTGGCGCCTACAGCGAATTCATGGGTGTTGGTTTTCCCCAGAATAACCCCACCGAGTTCCAATACCCTGTCCACAATCCAAGCATTTTTGCTAGGAACGTAGTCCTTGAGTATCCTAGACCCTGCGGTAGTTCTAACATCCTTGGTTTCTATGATGTCCTTTATCCCAAAGGTAAGCTCCGACAGAGGTCCTTTTCCACCCTTAAGTTCTTGGATAGTGATGAAAGCGTTGTACTCTGAATTCAATCTCTCTAACGACATCCTGATCAATCCTCTGAATGGGTTCAGGTAACTTTGTTGAGTCCAAGTTTTCTAACGTTTTCCATCACCCTATTCACGAATTCCTCTATTCTTTGCCTTGAAATACCCTTCTCTTCTGCCTTTTTAAGTACCTTTTCCTCTACAAGGGAGTAATTTTTCATTTCCTCATTCAGCCTTCTCCACGGTAATCCCTTTAAGGCCATGGCTATCTCTTCGTCATAGGGTATCCTTCCCTCTAGCATAAGCACAGATATAATGGGGTAGCCCACGTAATTTCTGAACTTGGTTCCATTGTCGTCACTGCTTACGTTATTTCCGTCGACCTTTACAGTGTATTGCCTATCTCCCTCAGAAGAGGTAACGAGATAATGATCACCAGATCTCACTACCCTGCCATCGGCTATGGCGCCAAGTGCTTCAAGGACCTTAATTCTAGGGGGTTGTTTAAGTCTCATTTTTAATCCCTTACCGATGAACCAAACGATATTGCCCAAATAATATCCGGGATAACTATTAATCTCTCCATTCCTCCAGGTCCCAGCGATAAGTAGTTATGAGAAACGAAAAGGGCTAGGGAAACCAATGAGATCAATCCCAGGACAGGATAGGCATATCTTATTGGATGTTTACTCAATGAGAACGCTGGAAATGATGCCAAACCTGAAAAGAGGAACGTTATTAACGCCGAGATTTCATGAGGTGTCCCCGTGGTCTCAGGGAAAAGACCAACCCCCATCATCCCTATCCCTCCAATAATGAGTAGTGAAGAGAATAATCTCCTTGAGATTAATACGCCACTTATAATTACTAAAATCCCCAAGATAATAATCGATGAATTAAATATGTTAGCTGTGCTCCCAACGCCTAGGTCGCTAATGTAGTTCCGAGTTAAGCTGTATCGAGGATAAAGCTCCTCAGCTATCAACATAAAAATGTAGAACTGTAAAGCGCCTAGAGTTAAAAGTGTTCCACCAAGGGTAAGTTTCCTCATTACAAATTAGAATGTCTTTCAAACCTAAAAATCATCTCCCTTACTCGATTTCCTTTGTAATAACCATGTGTCATTGCTCATTCTCTACCATGGCTCTCTAATCACTTCGTAAATCTGTGCGTGAGCTTAGATATTGGTTAGAGAAGTGCAAGAGATAATCCCAATGCCGTTAGGATGGTAAGTATTATTATAACGATTACTAGCGACACTATCGCAATCCCTAGAGACTTGAGCCAGCCCACATCAAATACTATCTTGAATATCCATAATATCCCAACGAAACCCACTAAAAGTGCAATTAAATGACTAAACGGGCTAATGAGTCTGTCCAAGATAAGAAAAATTAATAGACCAACGAAAGTCGCGATCAGTGCTTTCCCCAAACTCGCCTTTGATGAAAACAACTTGGCTGATAACCATACGGGGACAGAGGCAATTATCCAAGAAATAAACAAAGACAATATAAAAATCAGGATCCCTATCAAGATATGAGGCATTATAGTTCTTTAAGCAACTTACCTCATTATAAGATTATTCAGGGTACGCCTCTGCATACATTTCTTCGTCCAATTCTTCTCTAATGTTCTTTTTAACCTCCTCTAAATGATCCAATATCTCCTTTAGGGTATTGAACGTAGTGGGAATGTATTTCAATCTTCCATAACTCATCATATAAGAACCTGGGCAGAGAAACTGGTTCTTCACCACTATTGCCTCGGGCTCTAACTCTAGGATCGCTGCCATTGTAGCCTCCTTGCTCATTGCGTAGGCTGGATTTTCGTATTGTTCTACTTCCTTTTTCTCCTCGTCAATTATTGCAATTATTTCTGATTCCTCTAGTGGCTTCAAGTTCTGATCTTTATCATATGTGAGAGCTATTCTCATGTAGATCAATCTACTAAAGAGTTCAAGCTTATAAAATAATGTATAAGCGCTTTCTTTCAATTCTATATGTATGAAAATATTAGCATCATAAATGGAATATAAAAGAAAACAATTTATTAAAATGGGCCTTACT containing:
- the ppcA gene encoding phosphoenolpyruvate carboxylase, whose translation is MRLIPRTMSTQHPDNALVPEWAKGEVIEGEDEVIEAYYALSNLGVHEVMWDAEGKDVDTHVVRKLFSSFGDYFKANVLGEDLFLTYRVPNPKIEGAERKVFAETMESIPITYDVAEKFYGRNVVPVFEVILPFTTNALDIISVARYYERAVVMEENIELHDGVHVKDLVGEIYPKRVEVIPLIEDKDSLLNTGNIIEGYYQAIKPTYMRLFIARSDPAMNYGMLSAVLLAKYALSTAGKLSQELGIPIYPIIGVGSLPFRGHMNPENYQRVMEEYEGVHTFTIQSAFKYDYSEEQVKGAISHINREEVKEPKILSMEEEKVIKEIIERYTARYQPVIEAMADLINSVALHLPRRRARKLHISLFGYARSTGKVILPRAITFVGSLYSIGLPPEIIGISVLGSLNENQWNVLEDNYKFLRNDLQRASEFINWEGISSLSAHGLLSEEVHKKIEEDIKYLESLGVKIGPRSYESKKHSLLSQLLILSLKEKKYNEVKQYAKEMALIRKSIG
- a CDS encoding amidase → MSLERLNSEYNAFITIQELKGGKGPLSELTFGIKDIIETKDVRTTAGSRILKDYVPSKNAWIVDRVLELGGVILGKTNTHEFAVGATNTSSIVGPARNPRDRERISGGSSGGSAVAVALNMVDVGIGTDTGGSIRIPASLCGVIGFKPSFGLIPTEGVIPFSWTLDTIGVITRDYETLWNSLNWLTPSQGKTAYLHLPRSELRVGLLLFDDKTREMKEKVLEFFPGAKEINLPLLSQYGREARRIIATSEGASYHRTWLNSMSDLYFTDVREILKSGLTIPAVDYINALRVRRLILEEYISIFRQVDVIVSPTTKITAPKISEVHGREREYREDLVANTELFNLVGAPSISIPFIEKNGLPMGLMISGEPYKDGVVLGVSKYLLSSN
- a CDS encoding DUF998 domain-containing protein; its protein translation is MRKLTLGGTLLTLGALQFYIFMLIAEELYPRYSLTRNYISDLGVGSTANIFNSSIIILGILVIISGVLISRRLFSSLLIIGGIGMMGVGLFPETTGTPHEISALITFLFSGLASFPAFSLSKHPIRYAYPVLGLISLVSLALFVSHNYLSLGPGGMERLIVIPDIIWAISFGSSVRD